The following DNA comes from Cucumis sativus cultivar 9930 chromosome 7, Cucumber_9930_V3, whole genome shotgun sequence.
TTTCCTGATCAACAACCCTGGTGTTTTCCAGTTTGATGTTGAGATACTGATCTACAGAATGCAGAGTTCCTCTAATTGCTAGGTCGTTCTTCAACTCAACTGTCACCTCTCTGCCCACCAAATCCTTGAAGTACGAGAAAAACAACTGACAAACAAAAcgcaaatcaaatcaaaatccaCATACATAAaccaaatattgaaaaaaccGTGAAGGCCAGGTTAAAGACacgagaagaaaaaacaaaaaaaagaagcaacaaGCAACAACTTGAGCACCTAAAGTAAGATAAACAGTAACGAAAACTTAAAAGACAGAAACCAGTATGTAAATGGAGTTACCATTTTCACTAGAGGTTTGAGGTGATAGCCTTCAGTCTATCTACGCGTGAAGATCAACGACTGTTGAAGGTTGAAATGTCGTCCGAGCTATCAATTGGGAAAACACGCCTTTTTGGATTTAGAGAATAAAAGATAATCTATATCTGTACAATAGATGATCTTAGAAAAAACACTTTCAGTTTTAATGAATTATTATAgcgttaaaataaattgtttgtaAACGATACATATTATGGCAAATTATCATCGTGTTAAAtgcataaatttattaatcattATTTACTCCATCGAAGCATGCCACCAGTTGAAGTCCAGTgtctatatataaatctaaTACATTATAATCAAAACCTGCTAAATTatcccccaaaaaaaaaacaccgaATTCATCTGTGAGTGGTTTTGAATGGACAAAAATGCAAGACAA
Coding sequences within:
- the LOC101205556 gene encoding sm-like protein LSM2 produces the protein MLFFSYFKDLVGREVTVELKNDLAIRGTLHSVDQYLNIKLENTRVVDQEKYPHMLSVRNCFIRGSVVRYVQLPPDGVDVELLHDATRREARGG